ccaagcatgttaacagaaagttgagtggaaggaaaaagtgtggaagaaaaagatgcacaaccaaccgagagaaccacagccttatgaggattgtcaagcaaaatcgattcaagaatttgggtgaacttcacaaggaatggactgaggctggggtcaaggcatcaagagccaccacacacagacgtgtcaaggaatttggctacagttgtcatattcctcttgttaagccactcctgaaccacagacaacgtcagaggcgtcttacctgggctaaggagaagaagaactggactgttgtcTGGTTAATGTTTAATGAATAGTTTCGGGCTCGGGTCTGTagctaaactaaaactatatacaGTTGGCTACGCTGCTTTCATagacgcatgcacacacacattattgcACACAGATAGAGATCGTGCAGCGAATACACAGCATGGAAACTTTTATTAGTAAAATAGCTTCGATAGGCTACTGACTCGCAATGTTATTTCTCTGCAATGAGGGGGTAAAatcgctgtttttgaagtaactaAGCCTCATTGCTTGTAGAGAGAGACGCGCAGACGCAGGTTTACACACGCAACTTTCatcccgctctctctctctcgctaattcaaataaatgattaattaattcaaataaacgcGATATTACCGcatctctgtgtctgatttAAAGCAGGCTGAAGGCTAACGAGCCTTAACTGACGAAAATGACCATAATTTGCACGGTGGAAGAATTATCGTCTTGTCGTATACAACCATTCAAAAATTCGGCAGAATTGATGTGACCGCTGCACCTGATGTTCATAAACTTTCATAACTGGTAGGcctaagtgttttttcttttgcctTGTGAAGTGGCCGAGCCTTGATGAATCTGTTTCTTGACATGTATTTGCTTACTGACCGTTGCATGCAATCGTGAAATACAGcatcctttttcttttcttttttaaattggcTATTCGttgtggaaaaaaacaacaaaaaagatttTGGGTTTGGGTCGGGTTCTGGCTCTAAATTTAACTGTGCCACTCGGGTCGGGTAGGGTAGGGTAGGGTCAGACGATGTCGGGCACGGGCCGGGTTCGGGCTTCAATTTAAAGCCCGTGCAGACCTCtagtgcaatgtcatctgctggtgttggtacATTGTGTTTTtggaaaaccaaagtcactgcacccgtttaccaagacattttggagcacttcatgcttccttttgctgaccagctttttaaagatgctgatttcttTTTCCAGCacctgtccacactgccaaaagcaccaaaagttggttaaatgaccatggtgttggtgtgcttgactggccagctaactcaccagacctgaaccccatcgAGAATCCCccaatgagaaacaagagaccaaaaaatgcagatgagctgaaggccactgtcaaaaaaacctgggcttccataccacctcagcagtgccacaaactgatcacctccatgccacgccgaattgaggcagtaattaaagcaaaaggagcccctaccaagtattgagtacatatacagtaaatgaacatactttccagaaggccaacaattcactaaaaatgtaaatgaagtacttatgaagtattctaatttgttgagttgaattggtgggtttttgttaaatgtgagccaaaatcatcacaattaaaagaaccaaagacttaaactacttcagtctgtgtgcattgaatttatttaatacacgagtttcagaatttgagttgaattactgaaataaatgaacttttccacgacattctaatttattgtgatgcacctgtatgtactAGCCTAATTAAGCTTGCATTAAGCTTATCAAACCCTATAGGACAAAATCAAGTCAACACAGTAGCAATGCTTTTTCTTGTTAACaataaattgaataataaaaaagggtTTGTCACCTGAAGAGTGAATGTACAGTCTCTCTGGATGTATAGAAATCTCTGTGCTGTAATTTGTAGACTGACTTCACAACAATATATGAGCATGACTCCAAATACTACACGATACATAAAACACCACATATGCAAAGgtaaaaaacaatcaaaaagaCAGATAGTCTCAGTAAAAAAATCAACAGCAAAGGCGGTTTACCTTTACCTGGAAAATGTTGATTGGATTGCTTGCGATTAGTCTTTTTGATTTATATGAAATGTGCAAAATCAGTTcatgctaaaaaataaataaaataaaaaagctaaaatTGTTTTTCTGTCTAGTGTGTTTTAATTCCACCAAATTTCACTGTCTTGTGAAGTTTTACGAACTGACACTTGAACAGAACAATTTGTAAAGTTAAGTGACTGCCAAGTATAGTAACCCATACTCTGAATTTGACCATCCAagttaacacacacaaacaacagtGGTCAGCCATTTTTGCTGCGGCACCAAGGGAGCAATTGAGGGTtaggtgccttgctcaagggtacCTCAGTCGtgggtattgaaggtggaagagagcgcttTATTTACTCCCCCCACCTACTGGGAATCGAACCTGCAACTTTTCGGGTTACAAGGTCTAattccctaaccattaggccagaACTGCCCCTTGTGTTCACTCCTCCAAAATCTTCATTTATTCGACACCAGACAGCACAGGTGCCCCTCATTCAACACCTGATATGCAAATTCTTAGACTGAGCATTTAAAACAGGGTAGACATCGATCTTATCATAGGATGTcaaatttattacaattaatatgGAAAAGGTTACTCAGGGTCTTTGATGAGCTTTATTGGCTAATAACTTTTGTCAGTTCAAATACATTGGACAAATCAATTCGATAAACAAGGTAAATTAAGtttagtttaaaatgtattaactatAGCAACCACATGtatgggccagatttactaaattGGGCAAGAGTGCAATCTCAAAGCACATATGGGAGTGGAAAGTTCTGCTGGTGATCTTCTGACAatgcgcaaattaaagaacTTATGCTATTCCAGACAACTCGAATTTCAGATTTTACACAGCTACTTGGAAACGACATCTGGAAAACCGCTTAAAGTTGGTCATCCGACCTGTGAACTAAATAGAGCAATCAAAAGCACATCACTAAGTCACTTACTAAATAAACAGTGATCACTACTATAAGCCATTttacactgaaaatatacaaaagCCGTGTCTGAAGTAGCATATATACCACAAAAGGTACATTTATGGCTCGTTTCCTCTGGTGATGCGGTACAGTACAGTTCAGTACAGTACGATTCGATGCGGGTAACCCTGATCAGGCTTGCGTTTCCACTGCCAATAGTACCCTTACTTGGTAGGTGTGGTGTATGCGGAAATTAGCGATCAACGATAAAAGCGACAataagcacaactctgcctcttttgttaaatgtcagttttaatgaacaataatagccattataaaagtataagtacaaagtataagaggcttatataagaggaaataatgaaaaaatcggcatagcaaattttcaaataggcgctatctttataaataaaccacagATTTGAGTTCTAAACAATTACATTCTCAcctgaaaaactcttaaaactacatttcatgacacaataacagtatatttagaaaattacgtgggtttttgggcaatgacatttcacaagtccacaagaacaGACAAGAACACATATTGAGAAATGGcttgtctgtgtgaaaatataaaattataaaatacactgttatatatttttttgtgtttgcgcACTCTGAAGTAATAAGCCGAACACAGCAGAGCGGAACGAGTGAAGGAGAAGCTTTATCCCCTTATATCACGCAAAAGTGACGATTCTAGTCAACCAATCAatgttctgcagtgagtttagctccacccttttgGTACCATTTTCTGTGCTAGGTACCCCAACAGAAGGGTACCAAAAAAATGGTACGGTACGGTTCgctattttggtaccattcacaacttctgacagTGGAAACGGAAATAATTGCGTTGCGTTGCGTACCGAACCGTACCGAACCGTACCGctcagtggaaacgagccattACATAGACATTATTGCAAAAGTGCATTTACAAAGGATTCACAATGCAACTCGAACTTAAATTTATGAAGCAGTGTTGCTATGTCTGAGATGTCGTAATTGGCAAAAAATCTGAAAGTTTAAGGTGCCTCTTATGATGGGTCACAACAAGAATTTCTGCTGCTTGGGTTTTTGTGACCACAAAAAATGTTATTCAGAGTTTTGTCAGCACAATAAACATTATCAATAAGTAAAGTTCAGTAtcttaatgtactaaaatatcataattagAAATATTGTGGCAAACAGAGATGGAGTTTTCCAGTGTGGTGCAAATAAAGAACAGGCTGCACAAAACCAACCAGCATATACTGTAGCAAGTAAAGCCAATAAACAAAAGTGTATCAACAGACTCCTTTATCATAATGCTAACAAATCCTATGATTGTATATGGGTCATATATGGTAGCCATGCTTGCAGTAGTTATTAAAATTAGATAATAACTACTGCTTCATGTGGTTTTCCTCCTTTCCTCTCTCTCCTGGTCCTGACAgcttcagagctctgagaacagccacaagacaaaacaactggatGGAGAGGACAAGAAGAAACTGTGTTGGGAAGAAACGTGATAAATATAAAAGTGACTGTACTCTTCACTCAAAGTATACATGCAGAACATACAGGAACTAAGAATGATTGTCCAGGCCGCAGTGCAGCAGATCACTCTATATCTGAGAAGTATTTGTATTTCAGAAAGgttacaggatgaaccactgccaggtaACGCTCAACATGGATCACACACTGAAACAGAGGAGGACCAGTGATGGAGAGTCCTacaaaaaactgtttaaaagttgAGAGGCTGATGAATCAATATGATAACAATTCAGACAGATACCAATCTCACAAGCAGAGAGATTGAGGTTGAAGAAAGCTGATTCAACTCCACTTATTCCTGTAACGATGAGCCATAAAACATAGAAGTGTGTAGGAAGACCAAATATGAAACTGATGCTGAAGATACAAGCTGTCTATTGTAATAAGCTGTGGAGTTTGCAAATGCTTCAGGTGTGGTGAAGTTCACTGTAGAGTTATTCATCtcttttaaagcagctttaaaagTTAACCTGTGTACTCTTTTAATGCTTCcactgtggggaaaaaaatgtgccattacaaaacaatcaaacaataTGACAATTTTCTGCTAAAAGAAAAGACCAAAAATCCAGTAAAGTTCACTGATACACAAGATGGAGGAAATTTAGTTTGTATGAAACAAGAGAGTGAGCTGATTGGTCGAGATTGACAGATCAGgatcaagtattccagagagctgtgtaataagaataaataaaggTTCAGTACATCCGCATGTCTAATATACCAGAGcacaacattaataaatgacttACTAATACAAAAAATACGTTATAATATCTGCCTTGTATTGATTTCAGTTAAATTGTTACTCAGTAATAGAACAATAGTCTAATTTGTCTTAATAGCTAAAGCATTAAACTTGCCCTAAAAACACTTGGACATTATCAAATAGACAcagtattgttgttgttttaaggtAAAAACAAGAATTTGAGTTTTTCACCTGAAGAGTGAATGTCCGGTCGCTCTGGGTGTGTATAAATCTTTGTTCTGTGTTTTGTAGACCGACTTCACAGCTGTCACAAGAATATATGTGCATGACTTCATCTGCTTCACGTCACATAAAACACCAggtatgaaaatataaaaacattgagGTTCATACATATAAAAGTAGTCATGTTCAATCCAGTCTGTAATTATAAAAAGTACCCAACTGAAAGTACCTTTTTTCCCAGAACAATGAATTTAGTCTTCCCTAAAAATCTTTATACAATTGACACATAGCCAGTAGGTGCCACTCATTCAACACTGACCTGATATGTAAATtcttagacatttaaaaatgttacacatCTGTGTTATGATAGGCTGCCAAGCAATAATCTCCGTGGCAACCCTCAATATGCAAAAGATGATACTGGGTCATTGATGGAGTGTTTATGGATAAAATAGCAAACACTTACAACAACCACCTGATGCGCAGCGGAGGGTGGTTGCCTctgcgaagtgcattcaaatagTTTACAACCCTATATAACTGTATACAACCCTCAATAGCATCCCGATCCAGTATTTACCTCTATAAACCAATTCAAATCTTCTTTGAGCATTGCACAGAAATCTTTGTTCTATAACAGTGTGGTATTAAAACACCAACGTGATACCTTAATAGGTGCAGACACGAGAGATCTTAGCTGAAACCACACTATGATCATATAAAGGGCATGTCTTTATATCCGCTTTGAGTTTGAAGCATGAGAATATCTCTAAGAATATGTCTAACAGAGTAGAAGGTGAACTCTAGTAGGATGAAAAATGCGATATACATCAAGTAGGCTAAGATCCGACATAAATTTGCATAAATCAACAGATGATAGAGATTGCATTGGGTAGACACAATGCAGCTGCTCCCCAcccattattaacattttaataaccaAAATTAGCAATACacgaaattaaacaaaatagctTACAATGAAAGGCAAATTGTGACGTTTTGCCCACGTTAGACAAAAAGTCCAAAAGGACAAACAAAACAAGGAACGAAAAAGAAAACCTTTAAGACAGCATTGTAGGTAATGTCACTTTAACCTTACTCACAACTCCTGCATGGCCAAACTGCTCAGAAAGTCCTCCACCTCCAAAGGGGACTTGAAAATGTGCTGAGCCGAACCTCACGTTAACTTCAGCTGTGCAGGGTACATCAAGAAAGTTTGAAAGCCTATTTTCTGCGACTTGTTAGCTACCTCCATGAATGAACAGCGTCGGTTGATGGTGAACACACTATAGTCCGCGGCAAATCTAATATCTTTACCATCCACCTTGACTGGAGATTTTTTGGATGCACGGAGAATCGAATCACTATCAGTATAACGTAGCATCTTCATAATGAGCGCGGGCCTGCCGGAGTTGTTGGGAGGGCCTATGCATGAGCTCTCATGATCTCCGGTTTAGCCTCGGCCAACGAAGGGAACCATACAGGTAAAGATCCCCAGATATATGCCATGAGATTCGTGGCTTCCACGCCTTCCGGGAGATTCATAATACGAACGTTATCCCTGCGTCTCCGGTCTTCCAAATCAGCCATCTTTTCCTCGAATGTCGTCAATCTGACTTGTCATAGTTTTTCTCCGCTTTACCAACTCCGCTCTGTCTGAATGTTATCCAGTCTGTCTTGCAGAGTTTTAAACTGCGCTTCAATGAACTGCTGCTGTTTTTCCATTGCATTGGAAATCATGGCGGCGAGGGACTCTTCGGTCTTGGTTAGGTGCTTGAtcgtgttgtgtttgtttggcAGCCGATTTACCTTGACGAGAAGTCATACTGTTGGTGCACCGtgtcaaaacataaaacaaaatgtcGCGTAATTGGCGAAAAACAACTAATATTTAGTGAAAATGAGTGGCGCTAAGCAGAGCTAAAACACCATGCAGCCATCATGCTCACAGGTCACATGACACCCTCCACCTTTTTTCATCTTGATCAAAAGAACTTACATTCATGTGCAAAATATGATTTTCTCTCATATTTTGTTCGAGTTAAATTTCTGTTCCGTGAAACAAAAAGAGTTTGTCTCATTTTAGCTTGGAACTTGGCTTACACATGTTTGCTTATTACTGAGGATAAAAAGTTTTATCACCCGAGTCCTGTCTTGGGTTTATAATCTCGGTGCTGTGTTTTGTAGACTGACCTCAATCATCACAGGGATATCAGTGCATGACTTCATCTTTTGCGTGCCacataaaacatgcaaatatttcaAGCTTTTgctttgtaatatttatttgaaaaatgtgtaatttgtaTTGACctatcagaatcaagtattccatgCTGCTTCTACAGTaacaaaagctaattcaaattGATCACCTGAATATTATTTTTGCAGACTGAACATCTAAACTTTTCCAGCACAGCTGGAATTCATCACTTTATACAAACTTTTAGACAGAAATTTAAAGGAGcgagagagaaataaatatgaaaaaatgacACCGGGtctgattaaaaattttatttgataaaCACACTGATTTCAAACATAACTATATCCATTAAACACACTCAGAATAAACTTTATGTATAAATGAATAGGTCGAATAAAGATTTACAGACATAGACTGACTACTGATTATTGACTGTTTATATACTTTGTACacaaaattaagaaatatttgaCATCAGATCTTTGAAAATATAGCAGTATAAAGACCAATTAAGAAGAGACACTTCAGTTTAAAGCACAAAAAATGCCCCAtccactaataaaaatatatttaaaattaataataataataataaaactgtgtataattattattttttttttgccagtttAGAGGAAATGAAGGAAGGAGAGTTTTCCAGCACGTTGAAGATAGAGAATTGGCTGAACAAAACCAGACAGCACATAACAAACCAAACTAGGAGATTAATTTATACTCCTTTGTTAACAGTATAAATACTGCTGAAATAATAAGTGGCCCATATGCAATAACCATGTTCACAGTAGTAATTAGAATGAGATTAAATGCTCTTCTCTTCATGTGGTTTTCCTCATCTCTCGCTCTCCTTCTCTCTCCTGGTCCCGACTgcttcagagctctgagaacagccacaagacaaaacaactggatggagaagaagaggaagaactGCACCAAGAAGACCCATGTATGTCCATTAGTATTATATAGCATTAACATGAACATGCAGAACAAACAGGAGCCAAGAGTGATTATCCAGGCCGCAGTGCAGCAGATCACTCTATATCTAAGAGGTTTGTACTTCAGAAAGgttacaggatgaaccactgccaggtaACGCTCAACACAGATCACACACTGAAACAGAGGACGACCAGCAAGAAGAAGTCCTTGGAAAAGCAGTGCTATTAGCCCAAAAAATGAAAGCCAATTTAACAGTAGAAAACACGTAAGATCCAGACAGATACCAATCTCACAAACAGACAGATTAAAGTTGAAGAAATCTGACGCAACTCCGCCTCCAGTTCCTGTGACGATGAGCCATAAAATATACGAGTTTATAGGAAGACCAAATAGGATATTGATGCTGAACATACAAATTTCAAAAGAGCCCAGCAACATGGGAGCTGTAGAGTTGGTGGAAGCTCCTGATGTGGTGGAGTTCATTTCCTCCTTAGTTTCTGTGCTCAGACAGACAACAAAACAGGATTAATATTTCTATAGGAATAGAGAAATATAAACGTATGGGGTTATTCGGATTGCAGTTCAACATGTATGCAAGATAAAAAGttctaaatttaaatacaagtaAGCTGATCACGCCAATATGTTTATGTTGATCGTGTAATACATAAGAGCCTATGGTGTTGAGTAAATTGCTAATTCACTTTGATGAAACAAATGGAGATGAAACAGCTCTGTTTAGTCCATTTAACATGACCATAACCCTTTTGATAACAGCAATATTATATCGTTCCAAAACATTTAAGGTTAATTAAAGTAAATCACCTGAAGATTGAATGTCCAGTCTCAGTGGATGTAAATAAATGTCTGTGCTGTGGTTGGTAGACTGACTTTACAGCTGTCACAAGAATATAATGTGCATGACTTCATCTGCTCGACATCACTTAAAACATCAGATATGCAAATATTAAAAGTAGGGCTGTCCATTTAATGCGTTAACTAGATTAATTAATTACGGTGAAAAATACTGAGTTCAAATTATTAAAGCATTTAACGCACTTGCCCCGCCCCAGACCTACGTGGGTCATCTGACATTTCATACAGCTGACtgatgacaaatatgatgcagggcaacAACTCACTGTGGGATGGAGCCTAAAGAACGTAGTTAGAATGTCTCTGTTTGAGTTTGTCGTctcatatttacataatatagttaagcaatatcacacaagtGCTGTGATACTGATCTTATacaaaagttgaataaataagaagttaatattgtgttattttagacaCATGTTGTCtcttttgctcaattttgccaaagaaaacaaagacaaagcagAACTGTTCgtctccgagcaacacacaGCGGCATTTCATTTCTTAATCCACGTTTTGAACGAATTAGGTGAACCATTAGGCTCGTTGGATTTGAAGCGGCGCTGCACAGACCGATCGGTGTATGACATCTGCTGACATTTGTAAGCCATCTGCTCTCTAAtcactctcgcggtactttgatgtcacacactAATTAATCTGATGGTGATAatccgcttcaagtcgaacaagCCCAATGAAAAAGAGAACCATTTACTACACTACCGAATTAATCAGCTATTTGaacgaatcaaataaatgaataaatgacttaatcattaagacatttactaccagtgatgggaatatcggtgttataaataaacggcgttagttttttttcagtaacgagtaatcaaatgaattactgtttcccccattacaacgccgttaccgttactgacaatacaATGCGCCGTTACtataatttattgtaatattatttgaatttaatttttcagttcatctgaatggatgcgcagtgtagctgtatttgtcgtaccataaactctagtgtgaaggcgcacggcTTGCCGTAGCTTTGTCTCAcatgcaaagaaagatacagagcaagagagtctttcataacatgcagaattgacacgctacatgtaaacgatattctttgttgtattttcctgttcctttggaattcttcagcttttaagaactgccgggatCTCTGGTAGTGGAGAACTACTAACTAATGCGCAAAAGACAATCGCATTGGCTGgtgctcacctattatcatccctattttgatttcagcaaatcaatttgaGCGAATGCAGActacgtgattaatattcatgatcccagcagctcgttaatccttagtgcgttttatattgttattagaagtagaattcgtagtagttttgttatcttgtcaatttttccccctttttttagAAACACCAAACAATATcttaagcaccaccaccagtcctaagttcagtcaacacgaaaaatatgcattcatacttggttatagTATagtaattactaaagttctatcatcatataatgttaaattaTCATATtcaatatcatattataatgcttgactgactgatactaagtgtcagtagataaatagtgtagattaatgtacaatgttttataataataatttattctatttagtgtccatttcattcatttaacatatttaatattaagttatttgatatttaatttttttttttttttaagtaacacaatagttactttccctggtaattagttacttttataatgatgtaactcagttactaactcagttactatttgtgagaagtaactagtaactataactaattacttttttaaagtaatgtgccCAACACTGTTTACCACCACCTatggcagttttagtttattatttagagtatcatttcattaaagaaataattaaatatttccatagttatattatatagtaaACGAGAAAAATGGTCCATGAAATCATTGAAGACTAAATTATCAAGAGAACAGTGAATATTACAATTATCCAAAcaatcttaaaattaaagatAGTTTATTGGCATCGATGGCTCCATGAAGAAGCTTTAACATCtatggaatctttccattccacaaaaggttctttatagtggaaaatggttctttagatttttcaaatgttcttcaTTCTAAGAATTCGCTGTACGGTTTGGGgaaacaaaaatggttcttcttttggaagctttatttttattttaagtatatatcTGGAACTGGCCAGTGCAGGTGCCAATCATTAAACACCTGATATGCAAACTTTTAGATATTAGATAGAAAGAATGGGAGAGAAAATTACACTGGAAAAGTGATTTATTGGATAAACAAGCAAATAACAGCCATTTATAATATCTAGATCAGACAAACACActcaaaacaaatttaaaacaaataggACAATGAAAGACTCCATCATGCACACATGGATTGACTGCTGTTGACTGACTGTTTGAACGCAAAACTTTCAAGAGTTGCATTTGAAATCTCATCGTTTGGCTGCAAGTACAAGTTTtggttacactttttttttaaggtgtcctttacatttaagtacagagtaatgttaattaacaacaaatgttaatgtaCTTACTATAGGCTTAGGTTTTAGATCAGGGTTTAGTTTAGGGatattgcatgtaattatgcataattttgtgctaatactatagtaagtacatgtaaggtgtaacaaggacatcttaaaataaagcgttACCCACGTTTTTTTTATAGACTTCTGGGAAATCCAGTTGTGTTTAAAAGGTACCAAGTTGATATAATGAATACTTTTGAGGAACAATCACTGGATTTGCGAGTTTGACACATTGATTTGGCAGTGTAAAGACCAGAATAATCAGCAATTTCCCATTCATTAATAAATCTTATCAACAAATAAAACTAGGTGTAGTCAAATTTGCTAAATGTTTTATGAACAGAGGCAGGAGAGTTTTCCAGCCCGGTGCAGATAAAGAACAGGCTGAACAAAACCAGCTAGTACATAAGAAAGCATAGAGGGAAtccaaaatattacatt
The sequence above is drawn from the Onychostoma macrolepis isolate SWU-2019 chromosome 04, ASM1243209v1, whole genome shotgun sequence genome and encodes:
- the LOC131539440 gene encoding hydroxycarboxylic acid receptor 2-like, whose amino-acid sequence is MLLGSFEICMFSINILFGLPINSYILWLIVTGTGGGVASDFFNFNLSVCEIGICLDLTCFLLLNWLSFFGLIALLFQGLLLAGRPLFQCVICVERYLAVVHPVTFLKYKPLRYRVICCTAAWIITLGSCLFCMFMLMLYNTNGHTWVFLVQFFLFFSIQLFCLVAVLRALKQSGPGERRRARDEENHMKRRAFNLILITTVNMVIAYGPLIISAVFILLTKEYKLIS